From the genome of Colwellia psychrerythraea 34H, one region includes:
- the pxpB gene encoding 5-oxoprolinase subunit PxpB, with product MSTLINDSIRLEIAGENSLMLYFSDKGQESSIITPSISSNVHQAEQLIRQNFSTEIIDLISSYASILVVFNLLEIDHHHLRNKLKRLLKQCSNASNKQGRLVELPAYYSLESGMDLQRIAKYAKLTVEQVINLHQAQEYRVYAIGFAPGFAYLGEVDKRIAMARLTTPRLKVPKGAIAIADRQTAVYPAQSPGGWNLIGLCPIDMFNAQAEPTMPVEVGDRVKFVEIDKQQYLELGGNLPNQVSSNDCK from the coding sequence TGAAATTGCCGGTGAAAATTCCTTGATGCTATATTTTTCAGATAAAGGACAAGAGTCGTCAATTATTACTCCAAGTATCAGCAGTAATGTTCACCAGGCAGAACAGCTTATTCGTCAAAATTTTTCAACTGAAATAATTGACCTCATTTCTTCATACGCCTCCATTTTAGTGGTGTTTAACTTACTTGAAATAGATCACCACCATTTGCGCAATAAACTAAAAAGGTTATTGAAGCAATGCAGTAATGCAAGTAATAAGCAGGGTCGATTAGTTGAGTTACCCGCTTATTATTCGCTTGAATCAGGCATGGATTTACAACGCATTGCCAAGTATGCCAAATTGACTGTTGAACAGGTTATTAACTTACATCAAGCGCAGGAATATCGAGTGTACGCTATAGGGTTTGCCCCTGGTTTTGCTTATTTAGGTGAAGTTGATAAGCGAATAGCCATGGCCAGATTAACTACGCCACGGCTAAAAGTGCCCAAAGGCGCCATTGCTATAGCCGATAGACAAACTGCCGTTTATCCAGCGCAATCTCCAGGTGGTTGGAATCTCATTGGTTTATGCCCGATTGATATGTTTAACGCACAAGCAGAGCCTACGATGCCTGTAGAAGTCGGAGATAGGGTGAAATTTGTCGAGATAGATAAACAGCAGTACCTTGAGTTAGGTGGTAATTTACCCAATCAAGTGAGTTCAAATG